From Salvelinus sp. IW2-2015 linkage group LG2, ASM291031v2, whole genome shotgun sequence, one genomic window encodes:
- the LOC111980116 gene encoding large ribosomal subunit protein eL24 has translation MKVELCSFSGYKIYPGHGVRYARIDGKVFQFLNAKCESAFLAKRNPRQINWTVLYRRKHKKGQSEEVTKKRTRRAVKFQRAITGASLAEIMAKRNQKPEVRKAQREQAIRAAKEAKKAKQTTKKPSAAGAKAPAKAAPKPKVAKQMKVNAPRVGGKR, from the exons ATGAA GGTCGAGCTGTGCAGTTTCAGCGGGTATAAAATATACCCCGGCCATGGCGTCCGATACGCCAGGATAGACGGAAAG gttttccagttCCTGAATGCTAAGTGTGAGTCTGCCTTCCTGGCTAAGAGGAACCCCAGACAGATCAACTGGACTGTGCTGTACAGGCGCAAACACAAGAAGGGCCAATCT GAAGAGGTGACGAAGAAGCGCACACGTCGTGCTGTGAAGTTCCAGAGGGCCATCACCGGCGCCTCCCTGGCTGAGATCATGGCCAAGAGGAACCAGAAGCCTGAGGTCCGCAAGGCCCAGCGTGAGCAGGCCATCAG AGCTGCCAAGGAGGCCAAGAAGGCAAAGCAGACAACCAAGAAGCCATCTGCCGCTGGTGCTAAG GCCCCTGCCAAGGCTGCACCCAAACCCAAGGTGGCAAAGCAAATGAAGGTCAATGCACCTCGTGTTGGAGGAAAACGCTAA